From the Prunus dulcis chromosome 4, ALMONDv2, whole genome shotgun sequence genome, one window contains:
- the LOC117625322 gene encoding G-type lectin S-receptor-like serine/threonine-protein kinase At1g11330, with the protein MEHVDLLGFAKLLNLQSAGCLVWSKDFIDIQEYSSGGVDLFISLAHAELVTGGAVLDWGRRFKIIQGIARGVLYLHHDSCSKVIHRDLKVSNILLDENMNPKISDFGLARIVQGTQSLANTHKVVGTI; encoded by the exons ATGGAACATGTGGACCTTTTGGGGTTTGCAAAGCTTCTGAATCTCCAATCTGCAG GGTGTTTGGTCTGGTCCAAAGACTTTATTGATATTCAGGAGTATTCCTCTGGTGGAGTAGATCTTTTTATTAGCCTAGCACACGCGGAATTAG TGACAGGAGGAGCAGTGCTTGATTGGGGTCGACGCTTCAAGATTATTCAGGGTATTGCTAGAGGGGTTCTTTATCTCCACCATGATTCCTGTTCGAAGGTAATACATAGAGATTTGAAGGTCAGTAACATTCTCTTGGATGAGAacatgaacccaaaaatttcagattttggattaGCACGTATCGTTCAAGGCACACAGAGTCTAGCAAATACTCACAAGGTTGTGGGAACAATataa